A segment of the Desertifilum tharense IPPAS B-1220 genome:
GGGTGAACCAAACTCAGATTTCTGGCGCTAATCTGTGGGGAAAGCTGAAAACGGTGAGTCAAATTTTAGCGGTTTCTCTGCTGATTGCACCCCTAGGCGCGCAATGGGAAGTTGTGGCGAAGGGTGCCTTTTGGCTGGCGGTGGCGCTAACCCTGATTTCGGGTTTGATTTATATTATTCCCAGTTCGGCGACGACTGAACCCACAGCCAAAGTCTAAGTCGCGTAGGTTGGGTTGAGGCACGAAACCCAACTCAGAAGAGGGAGTTGGGAATTAGGAGTTGGGGGTTGGGGAAGGATGGGGAAGAAGGCAGTCGAGTCGGTTGGGTTCAGCCACAGCCAAAGTCTAAGTCGCGTAGGTTGGGTTGAGGTACGAAACCCAACTCAGAAGAGGGAGTTGGGAATTAGGAGTTGGGGGTTGGGGAAGGATGGGGAAGAAGGCAGTCGAGTCGGTTGGGTTCAGCCGCAGCCAAAGTTTAAAGTTGAGGTACGAAACCCAACACAATCCTTGCTAATGTTGGGTTACGCTAACGCTAACCCAACCTACGGCTGAACCCACAGCCAAGGTTTAAGTCGCGTAGGTTGGGTTGAGGCACGAAACCCAACACAATCCTTGCTAATGTTGGGTTACGCTAACGCTAACCCAACCTACGGCTGAACCCACAGTTAAAGTTTAAAGTGGCTTTAGGATTTAACAAGTAAAAATACGCCAACTGCAAGGGTAATGCACCCGGCGACTTGATTAAGGCCTTTACGGATATTTGCACTCATCAGCACTCTAGCTTGATTTGCCATGAACGCATAACTGAGTTTAACGCCTCCGACGGCAGTCGCGGCGATCGCGATAACGATTGCGGTATCCAAGGGGGTAATTTGCGACAAATCGAGAAAAGCGGGAAAAAAGCCTAAGTAAAATAAGGTGGCTTTTTGATCGGCTAAGGTAATGGAGAGTCCTGTCAAAAAACTCGCTAGCCAAGACGATTTTCCGATGGTTTGGGTTTCTACTTTCTCAGGTTTTGAGCGATATAATCCTATCCCTAAAAGGATAAGATACGCACCGCCCAAATAGCGAATTAGGAAAAATAAATTTCCCATTGTCTCTGCCAGAAACGACAATCCCCAGATAGCAATTAGAATGAATACAACATCGCCGCAGACAATTCCTAGAGTAGTAAAAGCACCCTGAATAAACCCAAATGTTGCCGATCGGGTAGAAACAGTTAACACGCTGATACTCGGAACCAATGCTAGAATAACCATTGCACCAAAAAGGGCGATCGCACTACTCAATGTCATGTTCAAAAAATTAGGTAGTTGTTAGTTTGAGGGGAAGTTCAATCTTAAATTCAGCGCCTTGATGGGGTGCAGAAACACAGATTAATTGACCTTGATGTTTTTCGACAATAATTTGATAGCTGGTTAGCAAGCTTAAACCTGTTCCTTTACCAACCGCTTTGGTTGTAAAGAATGGATCGAAGAGGCGAGACTGCATCGTTTCAGGAATTCCAATGCCGTTATCTTGAATTTTGATAGTCACCAAGTCTGGATTTTCCCAAGTTGTTGTTATCCAAATTGTGGGTGCTTCTGATGCAGCCTGCAAGCGATCCCTCGCGGCTTCAATGGCATCAATGGCATTATTCAAAAGATTAAAAATAACCTGATTTATTTGACTAGCATAACAGGTGACTAAGGGCAATTTATTGTAAGTTTCCACAACCCTAATCGGCGGTTTGTTTTCGGGATACAAGCGACTTTGTAAAAGCACGAGGACGCTTTTAATTCCTTCGTGAATATCTACTGATTTAATTTCCGATTCGTTTAAGCGAGAAAAGATTCGCAATGCCAAGATAACCGCCTGAATTCTTTCAGTTCCAGTTTGCATTGAACCGATTAATTGATTCACATCCTCTTCAAGAAAATCTAAGTTAATCTCCTCCATAAACGCTTGAATGGTGTCGCTGGGGTAAGGATACTCCTGTTGATAAAGTTCAATCAATTCTAGTAAATCTTGAATGTACTGCTTTGCAGGCTTTAAATTACTAGAAATAAAGCCAACTGAATTATTAATTTCATGAGCCATTCCTGATGCGAGTTGTCCTAAACTCAACATCTTTTGTTTTTGGAGTAACTGCGCTTGAGTTTTCCTCAATTCACCTAAAGTTGTTTGCAATTCTTGATTTTGATGTTGTAATTGATTTTGCAGCGTTTTTAGCATTAAATGATGTTTAACCCTTACTAAAATCTCTTCCAATTGAAAGGGTTTTGTGATATAATCTACACCGCCGACTTGGAATGCTTTAACCTTATCCAAAGCCTCATTGAGCGCGCTCAAAAAGATAATAGGAATAGATTGAGTCTGCTCGTCTTGTTTCAGCGATTCACACACCTCATAGCCATTCATATCGGGAAGATTAATATCGAGTAAAATTAAGTCAGGCTGAATGGTTTGAATAGCAGTCAGAGCCATTTTGCCATTAATCGCTTTGCGAACGCGATAACCTTGCTCGATTAACAAAGACGATAAAAAACGAATGTTATCGGGCATATCATCAACAATCAAGATATCTGCGGAATGAGTAGCGGGTGTCACGGTCATAGAAGTTGCAATCATTTCAAAGGGCGATTTAAACAGCGGGAGTTGTTAAAAAAATTGTGGCTTGCTGGCTTTCCAGCGGTCGAGAAAAGAAGTAACCTTGACCCAATTCACAGTTGAGTTGCTGAAGTTGAAAGAGTTGTTCGGCAGTTTCAATGCCTTCTGCGATCGCTCTCAAGTTCATGGTTTGGGCAATCTTAATAATAGTGGGCACCAAACCCAGGTTATGGGGCGAACTTGTGAGGCGGCTGACAAAAGAGCGATCGATTTTCAGCGTATCAACCGGAAAGTGGTGGAGATAGCTTAAAGAAGAGTATCCCGTGCCAAAATCATCAATGCAGAGTTGAATTTGGCGATCGCGCAATTTCTCCATAATCTCCTTCGCCGCTTGCGGATGATTCATAATGGCGCTTTCTGTAATTTCTAACTTCAAATTCTGGGGATTCATCTGAGTTGCATCCAGCACCCGATCGATTTCCCAGACAAGATTGGCATCTGCAAACAAACGCGCCGACAAATTGACGCTCACCGTCAACTGTTGCGGATCGCAGCGCAAATACTCATCGTGATTTTGAGCAAACTGAGCCTGCCATTGTTTAAGCTGTCTGCACGCTTCCTGCAAGCCCCATAAATCAATTTCTCGAATAAACCCCGTTTCTTCCGCAATGGGAATAAACGCCATCGGTGAAATTAAGCCCTGTTGGGGGTGCAACCAACGCACCAAAGCCTCAAACCCCACCACTTTCCCCGTCTTTAAAGAAATAATCGGTTGATAGTGCAAGCAGAGTTCTTGGCGTTCGAGCGATCGCCGCAAATCGGTTTCTAGCTGTAAAACCTTGAGCGCCGCATCGTGAAGAGTCGGATCGAAGACATGGTACTGCCCTTTACCCAACAGTTTGGCTCGATACATTGCCGTATCCGCATCGCGCAAAATATGTTCGGGTTTATCGTAGCTAGGGTTAGCCAGGGTAATGCCAATACTAGCATTGAGAAAAATTTCCCGTTGGGGTAATTCAAAAGGTCGCGTCAACTCTTGCAGAATGTGGCTCGCCACTTGAGTCGCATCGATTAAACCCGTAATATCATTAAGCAGAATGGCAAATTCGTCACCCCCCAGACGAGCAATGAGGTGTTCCGGCGTTAAAACTTGCTCTAAACGACGCGCCAAGGCCATTAAGATCTCATCGCCGACTAGATGTCCGAGGGAATCATTCACGACCTTAAAGCGATCGCAATCTAGAAACAACACCGCAAACTGAAACTCCTGTTCGGCTTTCATGCGGGCGAGTGCTTCTTCTAAGCGTTGCATCAATAACACGCGGTTTGGCAGCCCCGTCAGCGCGTCATGCAGTGCCATTTTCAATAACTGTTCTTGCAAGATTTGGCGTTGGTTAACTTCTCGCTGCAAATCCTGATTCATCTTTTCGAGTTGATGGGTGCGTTCTCTAACGCGGGCTTCTAACTGAGCGTTTAAAAGTTGATTTTGCAGCGTTGCAGCTCTCAACGCCAATTGATTGCGAACGCGAGCTAGCACCTCTTCAAACTGAAACGGTTTGGTGATGTAATCGGCTCCTCCAACCTCAAACGCCTTTACCTTATCGAAGGTGTCATTGAGGGCGCTTAAAAAAATCACGGGAATTTCTGCGGTTTTTGGATCGGCTTTTAACTGCTGGCAAACTTCATAACCATTCACATGGGGCATCATAATATCGAGCAAAATCAGGCGAGGTTGGGCAGCTTGCACGGCGGTGAGAGCCATTGGACCGCTGAGGGCTTTGCGAACGTGATAGCCTTGCTTGGTTAGCATGGTAGAGAGCAAGCGCAAATTTTCTGGCGTGTCATCGACAATCAAAATATCTTCAGAATCGATTCCGATTTGCACAGAGATCATGGGGTCTTCCGCGAGGGTCACATGCGTTAAGTTAATGAAGGACGGGATTGCATTAGGAATTAGCCGAAAGCACTCATCCCATTTATGACTGGCAGGCTACCCAATGCAGCGCATTAGGAGGAGCGTTGAACCACTTCTTTGAGAGGTGGCTCAATCGATTGATTGGCGAGCGGCGAAATGCCTGCAAAGGTTGTAAATGGGGCTTGAGTTTCTACATACTGTCAGTTTAAATGCTGACTCAATGGGTACTGCAACTTCTTTTCACAAAAAGGTTGCCTCTGTGCTGGTAGCATCGGGTTTAGATTGAGGATAGTCCGCATTAGCCGAGGTTCGCGATCGCTCTAATCTTTCTACTTTACGAGAGACGCGATTCCCGTAGAGCGAACAGTTGTAAAGATCGCTCTGGCTGAAATTCTCGATCGTAACTTTTGTATCCCGATCGCGATCGCGCCAATGTCCCAAGTTAATTGCGATTTTTCTGTAAAACGACTCACTTTTACCGTCTTAAGCCATAGAAGTTGCTGGTAAATAGGAGGATTTTTCGCAATTTCCCCTATTGTGCCAGCCTAATCTTGATAAGGCTTCAACTTAAAATAGGGGTTAACCTGGGAAAAATTGTGCATAATTCGTGTCAATCCCCAAAAAGTAACTAATTTTCAAAAAAATCGCAGCAATAATCCGATAAAAAGTTACAGATTTTCCTTCCAAGTAAGGTTTTTCTCGGTTTTAATTGAAACACATCGTTTTAGTCGTCCTCGTTTTGATAGATCTCAATGACCATTGATGAAGTGGTACAAATATTTAACGCAAGCCAGTCCAAGCCCCTAACAAAGCTCCAAGAATGGCTGTTACGGCAAGCCTGGGAAGGCAAAACCTATGCCATTATGGCAGGGGAAGCCAATTATACCGAAGAATATTTGCGCCGGACTGCCGCTGAACTGTGG
Coding sequences within it:
- a CDS encoding LysE family translocator, which translates into the protein MTLSSAIALFGAMVILALVPSISVLTVSTRSATFGFIQGAFTTLGIVCGDVVFILIAIWGLSFLAETMGNLFFLIRYLGGAYLILLGIGLYRSKPEKVETQTIGKSSWLASFLTGLSITLADQKATLFYLGFFPAFLDLSQITPLDTAIVIAIAATAVGGVKLSYAFMANQARVLMSANIRKGLNQVAGCITLAVGVFLLVKS
- a CDS encoding sensor histidine kinase — encoded protein: MIATSMTVTPATHSADILIVDDMPDNIRFLSSLLIEQGYRVRKAINGKMALTAIQTIQPDLILLDINLPDMNGYEVCESLKQDEQTQSIPIIFLSALNEALDKVKAFQVGGVDYITKPFQLEEILVRVKHHLMLKTLQNQLQHQNQELQTTLGELRKTQAQLLQKQKMLSLGQLASGMAHEINNSVGFISSNLKPAKQYIQDLLELIELYQQEYPYPSDTIQAFMEEINLDFLEEDVNQLIGSMQTGTERIQAVILALRIFSRLNESEIKSVDIHEGIKSVLVLLQSRLYPENKPPIRVVETYNKLPLVTCYASQINQVIFNLLNNAIDAIEAARDRLQAASEAPTIWITTTWENPDLVTIKIQDNGIGIPETMQSRLFDPFFTTKAVGKGTGLSLLTSYQIIVEKHQGQLICVSAPHQGAEFKIELPLKLTTT
- a CDS encoding GGDEF domain-containing response regulator, which gives rise to MISVQIGIDSEDILIVDDTPENLRLLSTMLTKQGYHVRKALSGPMALTAVQAAQPRLILLDIMMPHVNGYEVCQQLKADPKTAEIPVIFLSALNDTFDKVKAFEVGGADYITKPFQFEEVLARVRNQLALRAATLQNQLLNAQLEARVRERTHQLEKMNQDLQREVNQRQILQEQLLKMALHDALTGLPNRVLLMQRLEEALARMKAEQEFQFAVLFLDCDRFKVVNDSLGHLVGDEILMALARRLEQVLTPEHLIARLGGDEFAILLNDITGLIDATQVASHILQELTRPFELPQREIFLNASIGITLANPSYDKPEHILRDADTAMYRAKLLGKGQYHVFDPTLHDAALKVLQLETDLRRSLERQELCLHYQPIISLKTGKVVGFEALVRWLHPQQGLISPMAFIPIAEETGFIREIDLWGLQEACRQLKQWQAQFAQNHDEYLRCDPQQLTVSVNLSARLFADANLVWEIDRVLDATQMNPQNLKLEITESAIMNHPQAAKEIMEKLRDRQIQLCIDDFGTGYSSLSYLHHFPVDTLKIDRSFVSRLTSSPHNLGLVPTIIKIAQTMNLRAIAEGIETAEQLFQLQQLNCELGQGYFFSRPLESQQATIFLTTPAV